tttcaggtaTCGGTTCAGACTTAATATAACGTTTAAGTCGACCTGCAAAGTAATCGTCTAGAAACCTCTGCAAGGACTGACCATCTCTCCTGAAAGACAATAATCAATGACCTGTAGAAAGAGCTGCAAATGTCTCCTGATCTCAGTGTATTGTTTGGCCTGGTTTGGCCCAGTTACGTACGTGAACTCCTCTCTCATGGTGTACTTGTGGCCCAGTTTGGTCCGGATAGTGACGaacggcagcccccccccgtcggaTGTCCCCAGGCCAAAGTCTTCCTCCAGCTCGAACAGGAAGTCCTTCTTATTGGCTACGGAGAATGTCAGGCCACGGCCAGAAAATGTAGACGCCATCTTCATCACCCTGGCAACGAGATACAAACAACGAGGCTCAACTACAAAAGCATAAGTAGTCCAGATTGTGTAAATGTACGCATGTTTCCTGTATACAGGTGTGTTACCTGTATACAGGTGTGTTTCCTGTATACAGGTGTGTTACCTGTGGATGCGTGTTTCCTGTATACAGGTGTGTTACCTGTGGATGCGTGTTTCCTGTATACAGGTGTGTTACCTGTGGATGCGTGTTTCCTGTATACAGGTGTGTTACCTGTGGATGCGTGTTTCCTGTATACAGGTGTGTTACCTGTGGATGCGTGTTTCCTGTATACAGGTGTGTTACCTGTGGATGCGTGTTTCCTGTATACAGATGTGTTTCCTGTATACAGGCGTGTTACCTGTTTCTCCAATAGTTTGACCCTTGGATGTTACGATGGTAATCAAGGTCGTAGTACGCTGTTAGCAGGTCACGAACTCTTAGAGCGTCCCTGTTCTCCAGCGTCATGTGAGGACACAGACCATGACTGCAGACAGACAAGTAGAGCCTGAGGTAGCCAACAGATGCTGCTGTAATTGATTAATTAGGTGATTGAGAGAGTCTTACATGTTATCTCTTATAAAGCGTCTCAAGGACCCGATGGTGAGGAAATCCTTGAAGACTACGACACTCTCCTCAAACTTATTGGAGAGTCTGGGAGGTCTGAACAACAACACACCCCTGTAAAATACATTAGTTCACATAAGCAACAGGTGATGTGACGTCAGAACATGACACAAGCAAAGAGCTTTGGAGGAGTTCAAGGCCTGTTAAAGTTCTGGAGCGAGTCACCTGTGCAGTTTCCACCTGCTGTTTTTACTCACTCAGACTTTACTCCGTGCCTCTCCCCCAGCTTTACATCAGCAGAGTGAGCAAATCTGAACTGTCCTCTCAGCAGAGCTGCAGCTCTCAGGAACTCTGGCAGCTGAGATCCGTCTCCCCCTGAAAAAACACCTGAGACGGATACACTGGCTCATTGAACGTCACACCACTGAAGGTGCTACGTAGCTTAGCATGACTTGTTATGATATGGAATGTCACATAAAGTCACACTACATCATACAATACAGGTCAGGTGACATCAAGTAACAGCAGGAACGAGTGCATGACATGTGACGGACCTACAACGCTGGCATCATAGTGGTTGGTGAAGGTCTGGAGGTCTTCTTCACTTTTCAGATGAATGGAGTCTGGTCCAGTCTGCTTCTTCATGTAGTGATAGATCCCATCTGAACACATACAGAAGACAAACACCTGTTCAGTGAACCTGACTAATTATTCTAAACTAGGGTCAAAAGCTACGTGAGCCTCTCGCAGCCTGCAGCCTGATTGGTCTGCTGACTGCATCCTTTCCAGAGTCACATTTCAGAGCAtcattccgccattattaaaacaaagattttctgaatcagtttgaagagttttagTCGGAAGGAATCCGTAAATCTGACCACTGATACAAGCCGTCATTGGTGGACTGTAAGGACGCGATGAAGGTGTCCTCATACCTGCGCTGCGAGGTCCGTCGTAGGGAGACGAGTCTCTTCCGTTCCTGAAGATCTTCAGGGTGGGATAACCAGACACCCCGAAACGAGCACAGGTCTCTGAATGAGCTGTACAGTCCACCTGAGACACAAGACAaggggagacaggaagtgatgggAAGAGACAGGTGAGAAAAGACACAGgtaagacaggaagtgacaggggagaaggagacacaggtaagacaggaagtgacaggggagaaggagacacaggtaagacaggaagtgacaggggagaaggagacacaggtaagacaggaagtgacagggGAGAAGGAGACACAGGTAAGACAGGGGTCACATACTTCCCAAAAGTGTCATCTGCTGGGAAGTTAGTGAATGATGTCAACACTATGTGACCCATGTGTTTTAATGATGAATATGGTAACATGATGAAGAAGATAATagtgatgttgatgatgaagatgaaggtgaagATGATGATGCCGTTACCTTAGCTAGCTGGACAGTTCCCTTCAGTCTGGTCGCTGCTTTCTCAAACTCTGGAGCTAATTTCTTACAATGTCCACACCtgagtgaaggagaggaagggaggaaggaaggatgcgacaaaacaggaagggaggCCAGGAGGGAGGAAACAGGGAGAAACGATGCGATAGGAACGAAGGAAGGATTGATGGAGGATGTATAGATTAATACGCGTCATCATCTACGTCATGATATATCTGCTCACG
This genomic interval from Pungitius pungitius chromosome 17, fPunPun2.1, whole genome shotgun sequence contains the following:
- the LOC119219679 gene encoding protein disulfide-isomerase A3; its protein translation is MAAAVTLALLSCFPAAVSARRDVLALGDADFDYLATGYETMLVKFYAPWCGHCKKLAPEFEKAATRLKGTVQLAKVDCTAHSETCARFGVSGYPTLKIFRNGRDSSPYDGPRSADGIYHYMKKQTGPDSIHLKSEEDLQTFTNHYDASVVGVFSGGDGSQLPEFLRAAALLRGQFRFAHSADVKLGERHGVKSEGVLLFRPPRLSNKFEESVVVFKDFLTIGSLRRFIRDNIHGLCPHMTLENRDALRVRDLLTAYYDLDYHRNIQGSNYWRNRVMKMASTFSGRGLTFSVANKKDFLFELEEDFGLGTSDGGGLPFVTIRTKLGHKYTMREEFTRDGQSLQRFLDDYFAGRLKRYIKSEPIPERNTDAVKVVVAESFDDVVNDREKDVLIQFYSRSCSHCKKLEPVYRELAETLSSDPNIIVAKMNAGDNDVPLGYDVQGYPTIYLAAVGKKEEPIRYEGGRELKDFLKFLKSELRPRRVVGGLKNEL